The sequence tataatatataaagctGGATCAATCAAGTGTGACTTATTTTGAAATGCTGCTTTTGTCTGCGCATTCTTTTTTTGACCTATGTATTTAGATGGAGATGATTATTCAATAACCTTCTGCTTAATGGATGCTGATGTGAGGAGTCTCATGCCTCTGCAACGACCTCTGTTGAGGGTAATTCATTTTGTCCTCCAGATCTCCTTCTTTTGAACAGTTTATACAGCCCAGCAATGAAAAATATCACTGCTACTGCAGCAAAGTAGCTCGCATAGATCAAAAACTGTGGAAAGCAGCAAATTGCATAGGATATTAGCAAATGTCCTTACTGATCCAAAATCGTTATGACACACTCAgctggattcatgttgtacttTACCTGCAGAAAAATGTCCAGGCCCAGAACAGCAGAATCTACTACAATCACAGTAAGAAGCGTCTGCAGTAACAGTGCGATAAAAGTGTTTACTCCGAAAACCAAAGCATATCGCTTCATGCTTAAGTTAGCAGCAATCTGAAACCTGGAATATAAAAAAGACAAATGAATATGACTTTTCCcaacattgattaaaagttttatgcattttatgcatttatggagttttttttttaaggttaaaggtgcactatgtagtatttctgcagtaaaatatccaaaaaccactaggccagtgttattttgttcagttgagtacctacaatatcccaaatgtttccaactatttgttaattgtgagaaaattgctattttaacgttaccatgtgtaacttttttagtttattcttagctaaaagtACTTAGTtccttcaaaaatatatgtgctcattaatgtatatttacttctttcaagtaataaagtattattgtaagtttataatatgccattgaaaatacatacgggtgaggggttcgaaaattcaagcttcgcctttcgcgttttaacactcgatggcactcatggatgaggctgaactggaagccatgttaatcttgggctaaatcggccaccgtaggagttaaaacgaaatcagaattgagaagaacagaaactattattcactggatggtcatataccgtttccccgctagatggggggaaaatatcaaacagtgtagctttaactaaggaccgggacgtttcagcatagcatcTGAGGAAGTCtcctgtcaattgtgtcatatctgcgctaccctcggtttcgggttttatttggcaggagcgctttactcttagcagtgtgaacaagtgaacgcacagagcgtcaaaacataattttcaacacacttaaatgtatctaatatgataaacagagctgcattacatcataaccggaagagcggaaatACTGCAGGCGCCCAGCGAATGTGTTCCGTCCCGTCATGATAAAAGCCCCAgtgttcgcgaggcgggtatttgtgtaataatcgctccagcggccatgctcagctccacaacactcattcctgctctgcttcacactacaataacgtaataaccgcatgcatgaacgtgatttctgcccgagtcctatttcccaccggctgtgaggtgaggtgaagatgctgcgctcaaactttacTTCAGCCAACTAcgcatttattttgaataggcgccctctagtggacggaaagttgcatagtgcacctttaagtattgTCTTTAAAAGGTAACATTACTACTGCAAAGCTCACAGAAGATTTACACATGCTTATTTGGAGTACTGCAGCAACAAGATCGTGCGACAAACTCAAGACGAATatggaaaatattaaaatagctcaaatgtataaaatagtaaaaatataaatggAAATAGGATAAGTTTAGGCTCTGTGATTTAGGACTGCAATAACAGTGCTTATTCATTTAGCCTGGATTCCAGGGAGTAAATGTGTACttgctttgtaagtaattaaTTCATTTATGCAATAAAAAGAATAGTGTCCTATTGTTTTTGTTCTTATTCATTTTTCTGTTCGTATGATATCTCTGAGACATTAAAGAAAACCGTGTCTGGTCATGAATGCCAATAACACACCACACGTATCCAACTAacacagtggttctcaaacctgcgTGGTtctgtgctgcgttccagtttgtttttattatgccTTTTACTCgctaacttccctccgtctccttcactcggatgtgcatcATTTCTtgcgttgcatgagtgcccaccaCTGCAGAacctttgcaatggactgaactggaacgccctaagcccttgatcacttggaatttattttattatttttcctttacgaaattgtttaatgcattatatatgTAGGCGTGTtcgggttgttttaaatgttttaaaaataattcaaaatatcctagagttgtttgtggtggggtaaattaaacgcgatatgcggtgacgtcacaatcgtgttgcattgtggtatatgaagctgcctgaagtgtacatatgaagcaGACTCGCTCCCTCTGTGAAAATCGAGGGAACCAGGGTCTGTCCAtttaaacttcccttgtccacttcacaaaGTTGAAcaaacttcaaaatggcggcggggattcccccgaggggaagtgcttaggaaagtttgcaagtgcatgtctaaaagtggagtggaacgcagcactggagtaccaccagccctgcacattttgtattgctgcatcccaattcgtctacttatactacgtcctaaaaatatgtacttttttgtgaagaattttttttaggacgtagtataattCTATGTAGCAAAAGAGTATGaaagctttgggacatactacttcatcAACTATAACGGACTCAGTCGCTTAGTCACGTGCATCCTGTCACCGTTTAATCTGCCCTCAATCATCATaacagttaaaatcctccacattcagtttcattttctaccatatcggagagaaatgtagctgcACATTGATTTGCCATtcgtgggtctttaatgcagagactcctcgtgtttgcagtttaaatataatgatgcatttaaaagttaatggccaaacgtgtcattacaaaagttcacaatgctgctaggtgaaatataatgtgaacaacactgaataaatatatttttgtcaggttaaatactgatagttggacactcaaacccctttatctaaacctctctattTAACtgtcggactcgcacatccataattttttatccgcgtttatagttctaatcgaatcctcgtccaacttgCAATGGGTTGTGGCCAATATCAGCCATTAGAGTATGCATCGATCCGCACTTCGAATTCTAAACCGGAAAAAGTATCAAAAAATAGTAAGCAAAAAAAGTAAGCTAATAATAGCAAAAAATCTTTGGAACACTCTTTTAatcatactacgatttgggacatactaattctgtTTTTgagtactatttagtatggatagtatgcaaattgggacACAGGGTATGTCTCCATAATCTTTCACACCTCATACAGATCATTAGTAGAATCTGCAAGACCTGAAATGGGGTCAGATATAGAGAGGTGGCaatctaaagccctattcggacgggaatTGTTTCTCATGTTGACATATGTAAAAATAgatttgcatgccacctcagtgataaaacgcAAGCATTCTGATcattaatttgttacatttcatttgttacatttatatagcgcttttctaggcactcaaagggctttacatagaagggggaatctcctcaatcACCACCAATGTGCACCACCAATGTGCACCTGGATGGTGCCACGGCCATAttgccatattgcgccagaacgcacaccagctgattggtggagaggagactaaGTGATTaggccaatcattatatggggattattaagaggccatgatggacagaggggccaatgggcaaatttggccaggatgccggggttacacccctactcgtTATCGAATGACATCCTGGggtttttaacgaccacagagagtcgggacctcggtttaacgtctcatccgaaagactgTGCTCTTtatcagtatagtgtccccatcactatactggggtgttaggacccacacagaccacagggtgagcaccccctgctggcctcactgacacctctaccagcagctacctggttttcccagttggtctcccatccaggtactgaccaggctcagccctgcttagcttcagtgggaaaccagtcttgggctacagggtgatatggctgctggataTGCTGATGACGATTTATTCACGGTTGTGGAGGAGTACGTTTTATGATCCTGCGCACCTGAGAACGTGCTGTTCATGTGGTCAATAACGTGATTGTATGCTTTAAATAATATCACAAATAGGGCTGTAACTAATGATTATTTTGGTAATCAAGAAACCTGTTGATTAATCGAGCAATCAGATTCTGTGGAAATAAAAATAGACCTTAGCAAAGACCTTCGCCTTAAAAATTACTTAGATCACCCAAAAAGCCTACACGCATAAACATGAAGCGCATATTAAACCTACGGGGCATATGTGCCTTTGTGAATTCCAAGTAGCATTGTGCTTtggtttaaattattaatttgtattaatatgTTGTGCAGCATAGGCTTCAGCCCCCctaaacttatgcctcagcccccctaaaaaatatgtgattaacctttaaaacatatgaaactggcgggaggcttcggcttcgtcccgtcttttagtctgtctgtgtgttgaGTTCTTCAATTCGCTGCCGCAGCGGAGCCGAGCAGagcgcacgtcagaagcagaagtgtgtgtgtgtgtgtgtgtgtaaatctgagccTCATTGGTCTGTTACCGCTcctcaatgtcaaaatatttgagaaaaccaatcaaatcagagtaggcgggctttaCGTTCAAACCGAAACTGCTGAGGCCATGAGCGCGAATTTTAGGAGCGCAACTCGACAACGAAAGTGGGAGAAATGTAAGcagttgaaataaacatttatgtttgacagctgctgctttaagttagaaatgttaaacaatagacaaaaatattcaggcaaatgaataatcatttgtctaattttgttattttgaattgaaaatatgctatgtgattcataatgtagcctaggcctaattaacgaacaagaaatattaacaaagccattttcaccAGATTAGGCATATTGATAATGAATGTgtttatattgtaaattaatataattccatttgtaaccttcagtaaattaaaaaaatctcaggtttttttttcagtattgGGCATATTAGTAATGAATCAGTTTATAtagtgaattaatttaataaacttaaactttaataaacagtaaattaacatgtctaagaaaattattcataaaaCTTATAAATATATGTTAATATGTAGGCCTAAAccatatttttactttcttcgctgatgaaaatggaaaaactaTAGTCTAGCCTAtatcagtcaaagctcagcATTGTGAGGAGAAAAGAGTcagggcaagataaaaacagagaaagacaaataatctactgcccagtgaaatggttttcaagctattttatctaattttttggccttcagaacatcttaaaatgcaaatatgtagatcatagaattCAAATTTTCTTGGGGGACCATGCCCCTGAACCccctaacatttgggatctCTGTGAATATAAACCTGCCAACATTATTGGgtatgattaatgcatgtatGCTACAAAATGGCCATgcaataaggtattaatattagTTTTATACGTAATAattaacagccaatatcctatgggtatgcatgtttgtaagctagttaatagcacaatttggaTCCCAAACTAAAGTGTGAATTGTTTATCCATAGGCTACCCTCAATGGGGGCTAAgcccccctaaaatgaaaatcctaaaAACGCCCCTGTTGTGCAGCCTTTGAAAACGGCCTAATAATGCATTTCATGGATTCATGTCAGTGGAATACGCCGGTATTTTGCCAGTTATTCAACATGGGTAAAATGCAAACaaggatttttttaaagtgtacttGAATTTAATTGAGGAATCATGGCAGGATTTCTGTCAGATAGAGGACCCATCAGTGAAAATGGGGATGTATTTAAGCAGTAGCTCTCGTAAGCACTGAGTACCTAGAGCAAAACTGACAAAATTAAGTTATCCATCGTACAGTTGATTTCTAAAGAACATGACATATTGACAGCGTTACTTACGTTGCTATGGTGATAAGCAGCATATAGGTAGCTCTGAAGATCGTGTAGGCAATGTAGCAAACCCAGATATTCCTGATGGTGTCCATgaggtacacacacactgcaattACCACAGAGAAAATGCAGAGAGCAAGTTCTCCCCACACTGCCCAGGACACTTTCACAAAGCCTACAACAAATGCTGCAAACGCACCTGGTGGGGAGAACATCATgaataattaaattttttgttgttaaagtGCCCTATTATGCTCATTTCcaagttcattattttatttttaagggtctgctagaatacatttacattttcttaTTGTAGGCTGCCTGAAACACTTTTGTTTATGCTGCGCTCACACCATGGCattattactgtaaaaaaacCTCTTCAAATGGCCTAGAATGGTATTCTTTCAAATGGCCCTTGCGATAATTTGATGTCAGTCTGCACAGTGCGTCTTAAGTCGAACACACCTTAAATCTGTAGTGGTCAGGTGGTAAAAGTTATTGCTTTCAAGTTTAAAAGTTTACATATTGCAATTACAAGTCTCAAAAACATGTGAAGGCTTTTTACCATTACTATTTTGTTACGGTAATTACAAACAttttctaaggcatgtttataaatgTCACTTAAAAAGACCAAACTGAACTAAAGCCTGaccctggcttaatctaagccctgtctgtgaaaccaggatATAGTTTCACTATAGTTGATGTGCTGAGAAGCCATATTGGATTCTGAAGGGGCATTCCAGTTAAAATTTCCTACTGGGAACTAGGAATTTCCCAATTCACAGGACAAATGGAGTGCCCCATTACTTTCAACCCTGCTCCGATAAAAATACCTGATGTTTTCAAATAACCCTGACTGAAGGATACCGAATCATGTGCATTTaattaaggatgaagccaaaaTCAGCAAGGCTGTCACCACAAAGAACTGAGTTTGACACAACTGCACTAAAcgaaaagtaaaaataaataaaaagcataaaaaagtAAGGTGCCCTTTCATTGGGAATCAATTGATACAATTGTTATACTGTTGAATTTGTGTTGATAATTATGAAAATGATGGTAACAGAGAATGCAGAAAATgctaagcattttgaaaataaacataTAGTGCACACGGAAaagtattcacagtgcttcactttttccacattttgttatgttacagccttaatCCAAAACGGATTAATTATTTCCCTCAAAATACCCCTTAATGACGATGTGAaggtttgtttgaaatctttgcaaatgtaatctctgtacattgctgcattcctttttctctcaatcctgactagtctcccaatgcctgcagctgaaaaaaatccccacagcatgatgctgccaccaccatgcttcactgtaggaacggtattggccaggtgatgagcggtgcTTGGTTTCCTTCAGATGACGATTGCAATTCAgaccaaagagttcaatctttgtttcatcaaaCCAGAGAAACAGATTTCCACTGTGCTCATTTGGAGCTTCAATGCTGCAGACATTTTTCTGTAGCCTTTCCCAGCTCTATGCCTCGATACTGTCtcggaggtctacagacaattccttggacttcatggcttgaTTTGTGTTCTGACATGCATTGATAACTGTGGGAGCTTATATAAACAGGTATGTGCTTTTCTAAAACAACTGATTTTACCACAGatggactccaatcaagttgtagacACAACATCTCAatgatgatcagtggaaacaggatgcacctgagctcaattttaaGTGTAAAGATTTCTAACAAACCTCTTTCATGTTGCCATTATGGAGTATTGTTTAAAGAAGTTTGAagaaaataatgcatttaaatggTTGAATAATGCTTattccattttggaataagactgtaacaaaatgtggaaatgtgaagcactgtgaatacttTACGGATGCCATGTATAATAAAATGGATTATAAACAGATAATAGATGGCCATACCAAGCAAAGTAGAAATGGTCTCTACATATCCATTGTAGATCTCAAAATCTTTGGAAGGCAAGATTTTCTCCCAAAGTGCTTGAGCGTAATTAACCACCTGGAGGTAACCACATGTGGACAAAGCCCACCACACTGACCAGGACAGTAGGGTAGGTGAGGAGTAACACTTCAGGAAGTCTTCCCAGAGCATTTTTAACACTTCATGTAATCTGCTACATCTAGTGTTGTCTCTGAGagtctaaaaaaaataaaagaaaaaataaggTCAAAACAATTCATAGACTTCTCTGATCAACATGCATATGTCTATGTACCcaattttagcattttaatttattttttctgcaatCATTTAAAGACTTTGGTTACATTTTGAAACACAAATTAGgatattttaaatgtgtcattaactggcttttttatactgttgtctgaggtcaactaatgatgtttgtgtggtttttacattcaaaaacattataactaataagtaataggctatttttttacactggttttgaggctctctccaaaataCTGGGTTTTAGTGgccgtgccgcactggagactaggaagtaaacgcccacggctaggattggataaaatacacatatttaatgagcttaagctcccctgtcagttcacatgagggagaaggagagattgagggagaagtgGTAACTGGAATGATTTTcttgatcacagggctcgtaaatgaCTTTATCAAGCAAACACATTGATTTCTTTGTCATCCACcagcgattgattggactattattttaatattacacAGTCCGCTAGATCGGTCGATATAAGTGTGA is a genomic window of Pseudorasbora parva isolate DD20220531a chromosome 12, ASM2467924v1, whole genome shotgun sequence containing:
- the slc19a2 gene encoding thiamine transporter 1, which translates into the protein MSEPWHYPTVLLCIYGFFCNHRPLEPFLTAFLMGPDKNLTETEVVNEIYPLWTYSYLVLLFPVFLATDYLRYKPVLILQAASFIVTYVMLMKAQGVLAMQLLEFFFGLATATEVAYYSYIYSVVEPSHYQRVTGICRSVTLLGSSIGSLIGQILVSEAQVPLFYLSVITLVSSCIAFVAPWLLPMPGKSLFFHQRESSSQDEAVLEPTNRSQLIEKPEDPESKMQLSADEKTTLRDNTRCSRLHEVLKMLWEDFLKCYSSPTLLSWSVWWALSTCGYLQVVNYAQALWEKILPSKDFEIYNGYVETISTLLGAFAAFVVGFVKVSWAVWGELALCIFSVVIAVCVYLMDTIRNIWVCYIAYTIFRATYMLLITIATFQIAANLSMKRYALVFGVNTFIALLLQTLLTVIVVDSAVLGLDIFLQFLIYASYFAAVAVIFFIAGLYKLFKRRRSGGQNELPSTEVVAEA